The proteins below come from a single Flavobacterium lindanitolerans genomic window:
- the tssD gene encoding type VI secretion system tube protein TssD produces the protein MSFLAKLEIDGEVLNVLEFQCTLGQDTDKSGKPSADPAGGKIRIVVESTKSTMLFDWMVSNSQTKNGKLTFYRRDAISKMRELQFKEAYCIRYDEAFVAYNTMSMRIEIVISAKEINMNGSQFVRNWPLKF, from the coding sequence ATGTCATTTTTAGCAAAGCTTGAAATTGATGGAGAGGTATTGAATGTTTTGGAATTTCAATGCACTCTTGGTCAAGATACAGATAAAAGCGGAAAGCCGTCTGCTGATCCGGCTGGCGGAAAAATCCGAATCGTTGTAGAATCTACAAAAAGTACCATGCTGTTTGATTGGATGGTAAGCAATTCCCAGACTAAAAACGGTAAACTGACTTTTTACAGGCGTGATGCCATATCGAAAATGAGGGAGCTTCAATTTAAAGAAGCCTATTGTATCCGATATGATGAGGCTTTTGTTGCCTATAATACTATGTCCATGAGAATTGAAATCGTGATTTCAGCAAAAGAAATTAATATGAACGGTTCTCAATTTGTAAGAAACTGGCCGTTGAAATTCTAA
- the rpmA gene encoding 50S ribosomal protein L27 encodes MAHKKGVGSSKNGRESESKRLGVKIYGGQAAIAGNIIVRQRGSKHNPGENVYMGKDHTLHAKVDGVVKFQKKSDNKSFVSVVPFEA; translated from the coding sequence ATGGCTCATAAGAAAGGTGTCGGTAGTTCCAAGAATGGTAGAGAATCAGAATCGAAACGTTTAGGTGTTAAGATTTATGGTGGTCAAGCTGCTATTGCTGGAAACATCATCGTTAGACAAAGAGGTTCTAAGCACAACCCGGGAGAAAACGTTTACATGGGTAAAGATCATACTTTACATGCAAAAGTTGACGGAGTTGTTAAGTTCCAGAAAAAATCTGATAACAAATCTTTCGTTTCTGTTGTTCCGTTTGAAGCATAA
- the tssD gene encoding type VI secretion system tube protein TssD — protein MSFKSKLKVGGKELNILNASYDLHQEVDASGRPSSVTRGGTINLTVESTGDSFFFEWMTNNFERKDGSIQYVKRDTDAKLKEMNFKEGYLVKYRESFDAQDGNPLTETFTISAKEISMGGGEHINEWV, from the coding sequence ATGTCATTCAAATCAAAACTAAAAGTTGGCGGAAAGGAATTAAACATTTTGAACGCTTCGTATGATTTGCATCAAGAAGTAGATGCTAGTGGTCGCCCATCTTCTGTTACACGCGGAGGAACAATCAATTTAACTGTCGAATCAACCGGAGATTCATTCTTCTTTGAATGGATGACTAACAACTTCGAGAGAAAAGACGGATCAATCCAGTATGTTAAGCGCGATACCGACGCTAAACTTAAAGAAATGAACTTCAAAGAAGGATATCTTGTAAAATACAGAGAGTCTTTCGATGCTCAGGATGGAAATCCTTTAACTGAAACCTTCACAATTTCTGCAAAAGAAATTTCTATGGGTGGCGGTGAGCACATTAACGAATGGGTTTAA
- a CDS encoding PKD domain-containing protein, which produces MNKSNQIKTHFDGKIILFFFIIFVMSCGLLAFKINNKAICTVKEFKIDAPTFKAGELITFSDITPNSYEWRWYFGDGSKISYRSKVAHSFSKPGKYTIKLLVNNSCTIEKTITILPKNDVIDESLLPKFFAPTVVYEGEQVRFRDSTAHAKSWEWRFGDGIKIDAIDQNPTYVYRIPGEKIVSLVVNGDIKYVKQKKITVLPAKKETKDVVSERLARRSSSRADIVDEYFKQLPEAPKRSAEIAGINEEKFKAILMGICEDKLSFDNVKRYFCEDDLPLVKLRNGKTISLKELDDAIRDRNINIKKIELQRDQDGCVTVINLNYRYKTIF; this is translated from the coding sequence ATGAATAAGAGTAATCAAATAAAAACCCATTTTGATGGAAAAATTATATTGTTCTTCTTTATAATTTTTGTCATGTCATGTGGGCTGCTGGCCTTTAAAATAAATAATAAAGCGATTTGCACCGTTAAGGAATTCAAAATCGATGCTCCTACATTTAAAGCAGGAGAGTTAATCACTTTTTCGGATATTACCCCTAATTCCTATGAGTGGAGATGGTATTTTGGTGACGGAAGTAAAATTTCGTACCGTTCAAAAGTAGCACACTCATTTTCTAAGCCAGGCAAATACACCATAAAGCTTTTGGTAAACAATAGCTGTACAATTGAAAAAACGATTACCATTCTTCCAAAGAATGATGTGATTGATGAAAGTCTATTGCCTAAATTTTTCGCTCCTACAGTAGTATATGAAGGCGAACAGGTACGTTTCAGAGACTCAACAGCACATGCCAAATCATGGGAGTGGAGATTTGGAGACGGAATCAAGATTGATGCGATTGATCAGAATCCTACCTATGTATACAGGATTCCGGGAGAAAAAATAGTATCGCTGGTTGTAAATGGCGATATTAAATATGTAAAGCAGAAAAAAATAACAGTACTTCCTGCCAAAAAAGAAACTAAAGATGTTGTTTCTGAAAGATTGGCAAGAAGAAGCAGTTCAAGAGCCGATATCGTTGATGAATATTTCAAGCAATTACCGGAAGCGCCAAAACGAAGTGCCGAAATTGCCGGAATTAATGAAGAGAAATTCAAGGCCATATTGATGGGTATCTGTGAAGACAAACTTTCTTTTGATAATGTAAAACGTTATTTCTGCGAGGACGATCTGCCACTGGTTAAGCTTCGCAATGGGAAAACAATTTCACTGAAAGAGCTTGATGATGCAATTCGTGATAGAAATATCAACATCAAAAAGATCGAACTGCAAAGAGACCAGGATGGTTGCGTGACAGTTATCAATCTGAACTACAGATACAAAACAATTTTTTAA
- a CDS encoding GPW/gp25 family protein: MKDLYYKIPIDFKRLSSGEDIRKVTIEESLAQYISLIITTIFGEYKYDDDFGTIIWETDFNLLSNANQLKDMIKESVHEKVKKYEKRLTVTDVTLGVSEDTVSYETNIRVKKRLDIVVYGVIKKTNQPYYYKSSYFLAPFSFK; encoded by the coding sequence ATGAAAGACCTATACTACAAGATTCCAATTGATTTTAAGCGGCTGTCAAGCGGTGAAGATATAAGGAAAGTCACTATCGAAGAATCTTTAGCACAGTATATTTCCCTGATAATCACTACGATTTTCGGAGAATATAAATATGATGACGATTTTGGCACCATTATCTGGGAAACCGATTTTAACCTGTTGTCTAATGCCAACCAGCTCAAAGACATGATTAAAGAATCTGTACATGAAAAGGTGAAAAAATATGAAAAGCGACTGACAGTTACCGATGTAACGCTTGGCGTAAGTGAAGATACGGTAAGCTACGAAACCAATATTCGCGTCAAAAAACGTCTTGACATTGTGGTTTACGGAGTAATCAAAAAAACAAACCAGCCTTATTATTACAAGAGTTCTTATTTTCTAGCGCCATTTTCATTTAAATAA
- a CDS encoding AAA family ATPase, with the protein MVTEDILQAIHIAKQYAKDNFNQKYAPAHLLKALLNPQFNFMRELDAKGIDVFYLDEWADIRISEYPKSSKPSDDPAPDSGMNAVLTEAEDIAKKTGDETSFVPILKALVTPGVGFSHDQLKSLPLTPADLSSMFDSGTATPQNNSEKTKIAPTGSSTLDKYCTDKIKHLKSKQSIPMIGRDEELKTITEILNRKLKPHVIVIGESGVGKSTLIEGFCHKIGDKSILAAFNNASVFEINIGPLFAGASYKGEVEDRLQKIFNEVKGYEKPILFIDDIHELFDSNQGNGIGSIIKSELSKGYITFIGATTTEKFRKSLGKDDALSRRFETLEIHEPNQELALRMIKNVISHYQTHHDFSIDEEGLKESIRLSKRYLKEKSLPDSALDLIDRTMSSLKVAKETIKKELPELKKQLSAINDSIEEIEKEEKMLWLHSDIQNKTGKLFSEDEDNFSSVASDKKIAHLESLLESLERLNEEENIVSPSHLSHVVSGITGIPAGKVKSDERERLLDIENTLKKRVIGQDHAVKVVSDAILESRSGLTKPGQPIGSFFFLGPTGTGKTELAKSLADFLFGDENAIIRLDMSEFKEEHSAALLYGAPPGYVGYEEGGLLVNKIRQKPYSIVLFDEIEKAHKSVFDVFLQILDEGKLHDRLGKEGDFSNSVILFTSNIGSDFIVKSFEKDIIPKSNDLIQLMTGYFRPEFLGRLTEIIPFAPISRKSVSRIFDIHLKKELLQLLEKLDITLHIDEKDKEQIALMGFTPEYGARPIKGTIRNQLKRPLSRMIISNEIKKGDSLKVTLNEEGAIKFTIEHERPILQDSN; encoded by the coding sequence ATGGTCACAGAAGATATTTTGCAGGCAATTCATATTGCAAAACAATATGCGAAGGATAATTTCAACCAAAAGTATGCTCCTGCTCATTTGCTAAAGGCGCTTTTGAATCCGCAATTCAATTTCATGCGTGAGTTGGATGCCAAAGGAATAGACGTGTTTTATTTGGATGAATGGGCCGATATCCGAATCAGCGAGTATCCAAAATCTTCTAAACCAAGCGATGACCCGGCTCCGGACAGCGGTATGAATGCCGTGCTGACAGAAGCCGAAGATATTGCAAAGAAGACGGGTGACGAAACCAGCTTTGTTCCCATCCTAAAAGCACTGGTAACTCCCGGCGTGGGATTTTCACACGACCAGCTAAAGTCATTGCCTTTGACCCCTGCTGATTTATCATCAATGTTTGATTCAGGAACTGCAACACCACAAAACAATTCTGAAAAAACAAAAATCGCCCCAACAGGAAGCTCTACCTTAGACAAATACTGTACGGACAAAATAAAACATCTGAAGTCAAAGCAATCTATCCCGATGATTGGACGTGATGAAGAACTAAAGACCATTACAGAAATATTAAACCGAAAACTGAAACCACACGTTATCGTTATCGGAGAATCCGGTGTCGGGAAATCGACACTAATTGAAGGCTTTTGCCATAAAATTGGAGACAAGTCTATTTTGGCAGCCTTTAATAATGCTTCGGTTTTTGAAATCAATATCGGGCCTTTATTCGCCGGTGCTTCCTACAAAGGCGAAGTAGAAGACCGTTTACAGAAAATCTTCAATGAAGTAAAGGGCTATGAAAAGCCGATACTTTTTATAGACGATATCCACGAACTGTTTGATTCCAATCAGGGCAATGGTATTGGCAGCATTATAAAATCTGAACTTTCTAAAGGCTACATTACTTTTATTGGAGCCACAACTACAGAAAAATTCAGAAAATCGCTTGGTAAGGATGATGCCCTTTCCAGACGTTTTGAAACTTTGGAAATCCACGAGCCTAATCAGGAATTGGCCTTACGAATGATTAAAAATGTGATTTCGCATTACCAGACACATCATGATTTTAGCATTGATGAAGAAGGACTTAAAGAATCTATCCGACTTTCAAAACGCTATCTGAAGGAAAAATCGCTTCCGGATTCTGCCCTGGATTTGATTGACAGAACCATGTCATCTTTAAAAGTGGCCAAAGAAACTATCAAAAAAGAACTGCCGGAATTGAAAAAACAGCTTTCGGCCATCAATGATAGTATTGAGGAAATTGAAAAAGAAGAAAAGATGCTTTGGCTTCATTCTGATATCCAAAATAAAACCGGTAAGCTTTTCAGCGAAGACGAGGACAATTTCTCTTCTGTTGCCAGCGATAAGAAAATAGCGCATCTGGAAAGTCTTTTAGAAAGCCTGGAGCGCTTGAATGAAGAAGAAAACATTGTTTCCCCATCACACCTGTCGCACGTGGTTTCGGGTATTACCGGAATCCCGGCAGGAAAAGTAAAATCTGATGAACGCGAACGATTACTCGATATAGAAAATACCCTAAAAAAGAGAGTTATTGGTCAGGACCATGCCGTGAAAGTAGTTTCTGATGCCATACTGGAATCCCGTTCCGGACTCACAAAACCAGGACAGCCAATAGGTTCCTTTTTCTTTTTGGGACCAACAGGAACCGGAAAAACAGAATTGGCAAAATCATTGGCTGACTTCCTTTTTGGTGACGAGAATGCCATTATCCGGTTGGACATGTCAGAGTTTAAAGAAGAACATTCTGCAGCACTTTTATACGGGGCACCTCCGGGATATGTAGGCTATGAAGAAGGCGGACTTCTTGTTAACAAAATCAGGCAAAAACCATATTCCATTGTATTATTCGACGAAATTGAAAAGGCCCATAAATCAGTTTTTGACGTATTTCTACAAATACTGGATGAAGGAAAACTCCATGACCGTTTAGGCAAGGAAGGTGATTTTTCAAACTCGGTGATTCTTTTTACCTCAAATATTGGTTCTGATTTTATTGTAAAATCATTTGAAAAAGACATCATCCCAAAATCAAACGACCTTATTCAATTGATGACAGGCTATTTCAGGCCCGAGTTTTTAGGACGTCTTACGGAAATCATCCCATTTGCACCAATCAGCAGAAAAAGTGTTTCGAGAATTTTTGATATCCATTTAAAGAAAGAACTTTTGCAGCTTCTGGAAAAGCTGGACATCACGCTGCATATAGACGAAAAAGACAAAGAACAGATTGCCCTGATGGGTTTCACGCCGGAATATGGCGCACGACCAATCAAAGGAACTATCCGCAATCAGTTAAAAAGGCCATTGTCACGCATGATTATTTCCAACGAAATCAAAAAAGGCGATTCGTTGAAAGTCACATTAAATGAAGAAGGAGCCATTAAATTTACGATAGAACATGAAAGACCTATACTACAAGATTCCAATTGA
- a CDS encoding C40 family peptidase: protein MFKKFIFLSLMSVCFVSCLPKKDFVITDDFVKSQAGNNKKNSNAKYSYSTTLSDDDRKYFAKKLEVSETEIINEKLYIFIKSWEGTKYIYGGETRAGIDCSALMQELYSHVYKKELPRTASEMSMDNRIELFKSDEKLREGDLVFFRITDEKIISHVGIYLKNNKFFSANLVGGVEISSLKKAYWKKNFVAAGRFKQ, encoded by the coding sequence ATGTTTAAAAAGTTTATTTTTTTAAGCCTTATGAGTGTATGTTTTGTCTCTTGCCTGCCTAAAAAAGACTTTGTCATTACCGATGATTTTGTTAAATCGCAAGCTGGAAACAATAAGAAAAACTCAAATGCAAAATATTCCTACAGTACTACTTTGAGCGACGATGACCGAAAGTATTTTGCAAAAAAATTGGAAGTAAGTGAAACAGAAATAATAAACGAAAAACTGTACATTTTTATAAAAAGCTGGGAAGGCACGAAATATATTTACGGGGGAGAAACACGAGCTGGTATTGATTGCTCTGCTTTGATGCAGGAGCTTTATTCACATGTATATAAAAAAGAACTCCCGAGGACTGCTTCAGAAATGAGCATGGACAACAGGATTGAATTGTTTAAGTCAGACGAAAAATTACGGGAGGGAGATTTAGTTTTCTTCAGGATTACCGATGAAAAAATTATCTCTCATGTTGGAATTTATCTCAAGAACAATAAGTTTTTTTCAGCAAACCTGGTCGGAGGTGTCGAAATCTCAAGCTTAAAAAAAGCATATTGGAAAAAAAATTTCGTAGCCGCTGGCAGATTTAAGCAATAA
- the rplU gene encoding 50S ribosomal protein L21, whose product MYAIVEIAGQQFKVSKDLKVYVHRLANKEGDAVSFAKVLLLDDNGTITLGAPAVEGASVEAKVLQHLKGDKVIVFKKKRRKGYKKKNGHRQYLTQIQISGITVSGAKKAAAKKEAAPATEEAVEAPKKKVAKAKKEDTQE is encoded by the coding sequence ATGTACGCAATCGTAGAGATAGCAGGGCAACAATTCAAAGTAAGCAAAGACTTAAAGGTTTATGTTCACCGTTTAGCTAACAAAGAAGGAGATGCAGTTTCTTTTGCAAAAGTTCTTTTGTTGGATGATAACGGAACAATCACTTTAGGCGCCCCGGCTGTAGAAGGTGCTTCAGTAGAAGCCAAAGTGTTACAACACTTAAAAGGAGACAAAGTAATCGTTTTCAAAAAGAAAAGAAGAAAAGGTTACAAAAAGAAAAACGGACACCGTCAATATTTGACTCAAATCCAAATTTCCGGAATTACTGTTTCAGGTGCTAAAAAAGCTGCTGCTAAGAAAGAAGCTGCTCCTGCAACTGAAGAAGCGGTAGAAGCTCCAAAGAAAAAAGTAGCTAAGGCTAAAAAAGAAGATACTCAAGAATAA
- a CDS encoding type VI secretion system baseplate subunit TssF: MNSLSKDQIKDRLLKRAAKQWGYSDVELENVFDPIVNLLFDVCAKELEKISNEIYSSRRRITERLVDILTPTASAKATPARAIVRAYPVENEVILNDHHQFYFQKKEANPYNPTENIIKNYFFGPTKPVKLNRNKLNYVILPSGVQQIVKEQFRETVSSNNYIKPAPHGTIWLGLKHQGDGIIKDLMFYFYLKNIHNRNTFFHFLPRAKWYLNDHLLQTVQGYNNDENYSNNYGELIQEEFYHIERTQEHANDYFRKNFITIKDIINIDNNYSLPSELSSFIPAEELKVLADEKLIWIRIEFPNVIGKDILSEIFCANNCFPVINKKLNEVQGNIKNLLNIYPLNLNNEFFLELFSVTDDKNNEFDVIKNDDEKGDNDYAYLRFGGIARFDERNATEEINYLIDLIRDEAAAFSRLGHDFTDNNLKEINQIISRFRNKMSQVGMQNINNPYLILNTTSNSNKGTLFAKYWTTNGESANKINTFSRLVAHKGSDFERDNIMFLSTTQGGKDELSNSEKIYAYRENLVSNQRVVTRQDIIILCKNHFGDAITKVEVKNGIQTSLDSNVGYTPTIDIYLERKDKEYYNEEEWYFLSEDLKLMIENRAINIVPFRIIYS, encoded by the coding sequence ATGAATTCATTATCAAAAGATCAGATTAAAGACCGACTACTCAAACGTGCCGCCAAACAATGGGGCTATTCTGACGTGGAACTGGAAAATGTCTTTGACCCTATTGTCAATTTGCTTTTTGATGTATGCGCCAAAGAATTGGAAAAAATTTCCAACGAAATCTATTCCAGCCGAAGAAGGATTACAGAACGGCTGGTCGATATCCTTACACCAACAGCATCGGCTAAAGCAACACCGGCAAGAGCCATTGTGAGGGCCTATCCTGTAGAAAATGAAGTGATACTAAATGACCATCATCAGTTTTACTTCCAGAAAAAAGAGGCAAATCCGTACAATCCGACAGAAAACATAATCAAAAACTATTTTTTCGGGCCAACAAAGCCTGTAAAATTGAACCGCAATAAACTCAACTATGTAATCCTTCCAAGCGGAGTACAGCAGATTGTGAAAGAACAGTTCCGGGAAACGGTCAGCAGTAATAATTACATTAAGCCGGCACCTCACGGAACCATCTGGCTTGGACTAAAACACCAGGGCGACGGAATCATCAAAGACCTGATGTTTTATTTTTATCTGAAAAATATCCACAACAGGAATACCTTTTTCCATTTCCTGCCACGTGCCAAATGGTATTTGAACGACCATTTGTTGCAGACTGTGCAGGGATACAACAACGATGAAAATTATTCCAACAATTACGGTGAACTCATTCAGGAAGAATTCTATCATATTGAACGGACACAGGAACACGCAAACGACTATTTCCGCAAGAATTTTATCACTATAAAAGACATTATCAATATTGATAATAACTATTCCTTGCCTTCAGAATTGAGTAGTTTTATTCCTGCTGAAGAATTAAAAGTTCTGGCTGACGAAAAACTGATTTGGATTCGTATTGAGTTTCCTAATGTTATCGGGAAAGATATTCTTTCTGAAATCTTTTGCGCCAACAATTGTTTTCCTGTCATCAATAAAAAACTGAATGAGGTACAGGGAAATATCAAAAACCTCCTGAATATTTATCCGCTGAACCTGAACAACGAGTTTTTTCTTGAGCTTTTCTCGGTTACTGATGACAAGAACAACGAGTTTGACGTTATCAAAAACGATGATGAAAAGGGCGACAACGACTATGCCTACCTGCGTTTTGGAGGCATTGCCCGTTTTGACGAAAGAAATGCGACGGAAGAAATAAACTATCTCATTGACCTGATTCGGGATGAAGCCGCGGCATTTTCCAGACTCGGACATGATTTTACAGACAATAACCTGAAAGAAATCAACCAGATTATTTCACGTTTCAGAAATAAGATGTCACAGGTAGGTATGCAAAATATCAATAACCCGTATTTAATACTCAATACTACCAGCAATTCCAACAAAGGAACCTTATTCGCCAAATATTGGACAACCAATGGCGAAAGCGCCAACAAGATTAATACCTTTTCAAGATTGGTCGCCCATAAAGGTTCCGATTTTGAAAGAGACAACATTATGTTTCTGTCTACAACCCAGGGCGGAAAAGACGAACTTTCCAATTCGGAGAAAATCTATGCCTATCGTGAAAACCTGGTTTCTAACCAGAGAGTGGTAACACGTCAGGACATTATCATTCTCTGCAAAAATCATTTTGGTGATGCTATTACAAAAGTGGAAGTAAAAAATGGTATTCAGACCAGCCTGGACAGCAATGTGGGCTATACTCCCACTATTGACATCTATCTCGAAAGAAAGGACAAAGAATATTATAATGAGGAAGAATGGTATTTCCTAAGTGAAGATTTAAAATTGATGATTGAAAACCGGGCCATCAACATTGTTCCTTTCCGAATTATCTATTCTTAA
- a CDS encoding DUF5458 family protein — MANQENTKATNTTLANQERSTRTLEQNVESFIQYGGFDLLEGAIEGVQNLNPERKARKNIFLSESSKKAERQALKTVLKLWAESLKTTDNLLDLVSESAKKSDIAEQTLKKNLAIAVAESKELEENYRTLSLFYKNTEESKVKNVSIMNAELDQLKDLDNSRFIDNIQEELVNGFDRLDLRQNYSLLVIPGYLGSNKVIEKWAKIAYDNKVMLITDFQHLDEPDDVMEMFESANLTGGDTYRSNVMMACNWLVGRGKHDEIEEDDHLFIPPSTALAGKVYNTLMSQVTAGKKYGGINEVDGVKFDLKKSEIANLENLGLIPMVNEYGKVMAFSGKTLFNGDNLGLQTYSVVRVFDYVTKVLMDFLNRRAFENFNAKTRKEILNQIVKFLDNVAGPDKLIEDFEIKRFEQDPNQKDRIFLDIRLKPYFPAKNFLIKMDGQKGDDGNDWDTEYAESK, encoded by the coding sequence ATGGCAAATCAAGAAAACACTAAAGCAACAAATACAACATTGGCGAATCAGGAACGTTCAACCAGAACACTGGAACAAAATGTTGAATCTTTTATACAGTACGGAGGCTTTGATTTATTGGAAGGCGCTATTGAAGGTGTCCAGAACCTAAACCCTGAGCGTAAAGCACGTAAAAATATTTTCTTAAGCGAAAGCAGCAAAAAAGCAGAGCGCCAGGCATTAAAAACAGTGCTTAAGCTTTGGGCAGAATCATTAAAGACCACAGACAATCTGTTGGATTTGGTTTCTGAAAGTGCTAAAAAATCAGATATAGCTGAACAGACGCTAAAGAAAAACCTTGCTATTGCTGTTGCAGAGTCAAAAGAACTGGAAGAAAACTACAGAACACTTTCGCTTTTCTATAAAAATACTGAAGAAAGTAAGGTTAAGAATGTGTCCATCATGAATGCAGAATTGGACCAGTTGAAAGATCTTGACAATTCTCGTTTTATCGATAACATTCAGGAAGAATTAGTAAACGGATTTGACCGTTTGGATTTACGCCAAAATTACTCGCTTTTAGTAATCCCGGGCTATTTGGGCTCGAACAAGGTTATTGAAAAATGGGCAAAGATTGCTTATGATAATAAAGTAATGCTGATTACAGATTTCCAGCATTTGGATGAACCGGATGATGTTATGGAAATGTTTGAATCCGCTAACCTGACAGGAGGTGATACCTATCGTTCTAATGTAATGATGGCATGTAACTGGCTGGTAGGTCGTGGAAAACACGATGAAATCGAAGAAGACGATCATTTATTTATTCCGCCATCGACTGCGCTGGCAGGAAAAGTATACAACACTTTGATGTCTCAGGTAACTGCCGGTAAGAAATACGGAGGAATCAACGAGGTTGACGGAGTAAAATTCGACTTAAAGAAGAGCGAAATTGCCAACCTTGAAAATTTAGGATTGATTCCGATGGTAAACGAGTATGGAAAAGTTATGGCTTTTTCGGGCAAAACGCTTTTCAACGGTGACAACCTTGGACTTCAGACATATTCTGTTGTAAGGGTTTTTGACTATGTGACCAAAGTGCTGATGGATTTCCTAAACAGAAGAGCTTTTGAAAACTTCAATGCCAAAACAAGAAAGGAAATCCTGAACCAGATTGTCAAATTCTTAGACAATGTTGCCGGACCAGACAAGCTTATCGAAGATTTTGAAATCAAGAGATTTGAACAGGATCCGAATCAGAAAGACAGAATATTTTTGGACATCCGATTGAAACCGTATTTCCCGGCTAAGAATTTCCTTATCAAAATGGATGGCCAAAAAGGAGATGACGGTAATGATTGGGATACTGAATATGCTGAATCAAAATAA
- a CDS encoding TssN family type VI secretion system protein, producing MRKYLNHIGGTETLVYIFLAIAVAMIISMFIGMKTPKFRQEKKSYFIYILCQGLMLLVFGAILFNLKDTTVNIRFISFQVYLLIAGAIHLTFFHLYFKQFDAKEIYKEIFIAIVSGIFMEAFVIMLVGHFQELPYMYYYLGAMLFFLIPTLCFCLFRTAISIPAKLHKRWFYPVNSKYPAPHISEMRNIIIVNLVFTKKANDSTIINFKVKAPRAFDFGKLFYYFINDYNEKNPNSQVRYLDDKNQPYGWYFYTKPKWFSSSNYIDPELAIDTNNIKDGATIICQRI from the coding sequence ATGAGAAAATATCTAAACCACATCGGAGGAACCGAAACCTTAGTCTATATCTTTTTAGCCATTGCGGTAGCGATGATTATCAGTATGTTTATTGGGATGAAAACGCCCAAATTCAGGCAAGAGAAAAAAAGCTATTTTATCTATATACTCTGTCAGGGGCTAATGCTTCTTGTTTTTGGGGCCATATTATTTAATTTAAAAGACACAACGGTAAACATCCGTTTTATTTCGTTTCAGGTCTATTTATTAATTGCCGGTGCCATTCACCTGACATTTTTCCATCTCTATTTCAAGCAGTTTGATGCAAAGGAAATCTACAAGGAAATTTTTATTGCTATTGTGTCCGGAATTTTCATGGAAGCCTTTGTAATTATGCTGGTAGGACATTTCCAGGAACTGCCGTATATGTATTATTATTTGGGAGCCATGCTCTTTTTCCTGATTCCGACACTTTGTTTTTGTCTTTTCAGAACGGCTATTTCAATCCCGGCCAAACTTCATAAAAGATGGTTCTATCCGGTAAATTCAAAATATCCGGCACCGCATATTTCTGAAATGAGAAATATAATTATCGTAAATTTAGTGTTTACGAAAAAGGCAAACGATTCAACGATTATCAATTTTAAGGTGAAAGCACCTCGTGCCTTTGACTTTGGCAAACTGTTTTATTATTTCATAAACGATTACAATGAGAAGAACCCTAATAGCCAGGTCCGCTATCTGGATGATAAAAACCAGCCTTATGGATGGTATTTTTACACGAAGCCGAAATGGTTCAGCTCATCCAATTACATAGACCCCGAACTAGCAATAGACACTAACAATATTAAAGACGGAGCAACGATAATTTGTCAACGAATATAA
- a CDS encoding type VI secretion system transmembrane protein TssO: MDILNRKERTSAFLLFLLMFIITTGVLFFAIFFNYKLPLKENEVLKSENDKIMTEFNFQKQFSDRLEHIGVLIDSLDKAPESFQFIEQNISFELVDLKEKIPADSDQGLKLYDNVILTINDLVKTKKLLLQVNDSKKEIDLLNKQLKEYEEENKELLRDLRLTQQLNRRTN; the protein is encoded by the coding sequence ATGGATATTTTAAATAGAAAAGAACGAACTTCCGCTTTCCTCCTGTTCCTATTGATGTTTATCATCACGACAGGAGTATTGTTTTTTGCGATATTTTTCAATTACAAGCTGCCTTTGAAAGAAAATGAGGTCCTCAAAAGCGAAAATGACAAAATCATGACCGAGTTTAACTTTCAGAAACAATTCTCTGACAGGTTGGAACACATTGGCGTTTTGATTGACTCATTAGACAAGGCTCCTGAAAGCTTCCAGTTCATTGAACAGAACATCAGCTTTGAATTGGTAGACTTGAAAGAAAAAATCCCTGCCGATTCTGACCAGGGGCTAAAACTATATGACAATGTCATTCTGACGATTAACGATTTGGTTAAAACAAAGAAACTGTTGTTGCAAGTCAATGATTCTAAAAAGGAAATTGACCTGCTCAACAAGCAATTAAAAGAATACGAAGAAGAGAATAAGGAATTGCTCCGCGACCTGAGATTAACGCAGCAATTGAACAGAAGGACGAACTAA